Proteins co-encoded in one Acidovorax sp. 69 genomic window:
- a CDS encoding DUF2147 domain-containing protein: MFKAVVAIVLVASALPTWAQMTPEGLWRNIDDKTGEAKAEIRIRDMGSGVLNGALEKRLTKDAKPDDVCDECSDDRKGKPILGLEIIRSAKKTEGKDVWEGGKILDPENGRNYTLRMTPVEGGKKLEVRGSFGPFGRTQTWVRVQ, encoded by the coding sequence ATGTTCAAAGCGGTAGTAGCTATAGTTTTAGTAGCGAGTGCATTGCCGACCTGGGCGCAGATGACGCCCGAAGGCCTGTGGCGCAACATCGACGACAAAACCGGCGAAGCCAAGGCCGAGATCCGCATCCGTGACATGGGCAGCGGTGTTCTGAACGGGGCGCTGGAAAAGCGCCTGACCAAGGACGCCAAGCCCGACGATGTCTGCGATGAGTGTTCGGACGACCGCAAGGGCAAGCCCATCCTGGGGCTGGAGATCATCCGCAGCGCCAAAAAAACCGAGGGCAAGGACGTGTGGGAAGGCGGCAAGATTCTCGACCCTGAGAACGGCCGCAACTACACCCTGCGCATGACGCCCGTCGAGGGCGGCAAGAAGCTCGAAGTGCGGGGCTCCTTCGGCCCTTTCGGTCGCACGCAGACCTGGGTTCGGGTCCAGTAA
- a CDS encoding 3-hydroxyacyl-CoA dehydrogenase/enoyl-CoA hydratase family protein — protein sequence MSRFQVKKVAVLGAGVMGAQIAAHLVNVKVPVVLFDLPAKEGPKNGIVTKAVEGLKKLKPSPLGVADDAALIQQANYEEHMHLLKECDLVIEAIAERMDWKLDLYIKIAPHVAKHAILASNTSGLSITKLSEVLPESIKPRFCGIHFFNPPRYMTLVELINTPTTQPEVLDQLEAFVTSGLGKGVVRAHDTPNFIANRVGIAGMLATMKEVENFGLTYDVVDDLTGKKLGRASSGTFRTADVVGLDTMAHVIKTLQDNLSGDATKGAAQFDPFYESFGTPAVLKKLLELGNLGQKTKAGFFKKVGRDVMRFELESEEYVPAGQKADEVYGRMLKKPAAERLRLLRNAEGAPGQFLWAILRNSFHYAAVHLGTIADNARDVDQAMRWGFGMKQGPFELWQEAGWLDVAQMIQEDIDAGKALCKAPLPAWVFKGPVAEAGGVHTEQGSWSASQGQFVPRRQLPVYQRQIFPETLLGETNLPDWRTAGTTIAESRALRTWTLDGQVLIASIKNKMHAISPEVMEALMEGLELAEAEYQGMVIWSGDAPFSVGADLEATMPAFMVGGADAVESIEQELQNLMMRIRYAQVPVVAAIHGMALGGGCELAVYSAKRVAHMESYIGLVEVGVGLVPGAGGLTYIARRAAENMAASTGKDILPFLTEGFTAAAMAKVGTSALESRKLGFLLDSDIIVPHKDELLFVAINEAKSMAASGWRAPHKRLFPVAGRSGLATIKAQLVNMRDGGFISAYDFKVSTMIAEVVCGGDVDAGALVSEEYLLTLERKAFCHLIAQPKTHERILGMLSTGKPVRN from the coding sequence ATGTCCCGATTTCAAGTGAAGAAAGTCGCCGTGCTCGGCGCAGGCGTGATGGGCGCGCAGATTGCCGCCCACCTCGTCAACGTCAAGGTACCCGTGGTGCTGTTCGACCTGCCCGCCAAAGAGGGTCCCAAGAACGGCATCGTCACCAAGGCTGTGGAAGGCCTGAAGAAGCTCAAGCCCTCGCCCCTGGGCGTGGCCGATGACGCCGCGCTGATCCAGCAGGCCAACTACGAAGAGCACATGCACCTGCTCAAGGAGTGTGACCTCGTGATCGAGGCCATTGCCGAGCGCATGGACTGGAAGCTCGACCTGTACATCAAGATCGCGCCCCACGTGGCCAAGCACGCCATCCTGGCGTCCAACACCTCGGGCCTGTCGATCACCAAGTTGAGCGAAGTGCTGCCAGAGAGCATCAAGCCGCGCTTTTGCGGCATCCACTTCTTCAACCCCCCGCGCTACATGACGCTGGTGGAGCTGATCAACACCCCCACCACCCAGCCCGAAGTGCTGGACCAGCTCGAAGCCTTTGTGACCAGCGGCCTGGGCAAGGGCGTGGTGCGTGCGCACGACACGCCCAACTTCATCGCCAACCGGGTCGGGATCGCCGGCATGCTGGCCACGATGAAAGAGGTCGAGAACTTCGGCCTGACCTACGACGTGGTGGACGACCTCACCGGCAAGAAGCTCGGCCGAGCATCGAGTGGCACCTTCCGCACCGCCGATGTGGTGGGCCTCGATACCATGGCCCACGTCATCAAGACGCTGCAGGACAACCTGAGCGGCGACGCTACCAAAGGGGCTGCACAGTTTGATCCGTTCTACGAAAGCTTTGGCACACCCGCCGTGCTGAAAAAGCTGCTGGAACTGGGCAACCTGGGCCAGAAGACCAAGGCAGGCTTTTTCAAGAAGGTCGGCCGCGATGTGATGCGCTTTGAGCTGGAGAGCGAAGAGTACGTGCCCGCCGGCCAGAAGGCCGACGAGGTGTATGGCCGCATGCTCAAGAAGCCCGCTGCCGAGCGCCTGCGCCTGCTGCGCAACGCCGAAGGCGCGCCCGGCCAGTTCCTGTGGGCCATTCTGCGCAACAGCTTTCACTACGCTGCCGTGCACCTGGGCACGATTGCTGACAACGCCCGTGATGTGGACCAGGCCATGCGCTGGGGCTTCGGCATGAAGCAGGGCCCGTTCGAGCTGTGGCAAGAAGCCGGCTGGCTCGACGTGGCCCAGATGATTCAAGAGGACATCGACGCTGGCAAGGCACTGTGCAAGGCACCGCTGCCCGCGTGGGTGTTCAAGGGCCCTGTGGCCGAAGCCGGTGGCGTGCACACCGAGCAAGGCTCGTGGAGTGCATCGCAAGGCCAATTCGTGCCGCGCCGCCAACTGCCTGTGTACCAACGCCAGATCTTCCCCGAGACGCTGCTGGGCGAGACCAACCTGCCTGACTGGCGCACCGCTGGTACGACCATCGCGGAATCGAGAGCCCTGCGCACCTGGACGCTGGACGGTCAAGTCCTCATTGCCAGCATCAAGAACAAGATGCACGCCATCAGCCCTGAAGTGATGGAAGCGCTGATGGAAGGCCTGGAGCTGGCCGAGGCCGAGTATCAAGGCATGGTGATCTGGTCTGGCGACGCGCCTTTCAGCGTGGGTGCTGACCTGGAAGCCACGATGCCCGCCTTCATGGTCGGCGGCGCCGATGCGGTGGAAAGCATCGAGCAGGAGCTGCAGAACTTGATGATGCGCATCCGCTACGCGCAGGTGCCTGTCGTCGCTGCCATCCACGGCATGGCTCTGGGCGGTGGTTGCGAGCTGGCCGTGTATTCGGCCAAGCGTGTGGCGCACATGGAAAGCTACATCGGCCTGGTGGAAGTGGGCGTGGGCCTGGTGCCCGGCGCCGGTGGCCTGACCTACATCGCTCGCCGTGCGGCCGAGAACATGGCGGCCTCTACGGGCAAGGACATCCTGCCCTTCCTGACCGAAGGCTTCACCGCCGCCGCGATGGCCAAGGTGGGCACCAGCGCGCTGGAATCGCGCAAGCTGGGTTTTTTGCTGGACAGCGACATCATCGTGCCCCACAAGGACGAGCTGCTGTTCGTGGCCATCAACGAAGCCAAGTCCATGGCCGCCAGCGGCTGGCGTGCACCGCACAAGCGCCTGTTCCCGGTGGCTGGCCGCAGTGGCCTGGCCACCATCAAGGCGCAGCTGGTGAACATGCGCGACGGCGGTTTCATCAGCGCCTACGACTTCAAGGTCAGCACGATGATTGCCGAGGTGGTTTGTGGTGGTGATGTGGATGCCGGCGCGCTGGTGAGCGAGGAATACTTGCTCACGCTGGAGCGCAAGGCGTTCTGCCACCTGATCGCGCAGCCCAAGACGCACGAGCGCATCCTTGGGATGCTCTCGACCGGCAAGCCAGTCCGCAACTGA